The sequence below is a genomic window from Pleuronectes platessa chromosome 13, fPlePla1.1, whole genome shotgun sequence.
TTAGTCCTGGCTACCCTGCCCGCCCACACAAATGAAAGAATAACTTGATCAAGttttttaaagaatgtttttgtCAGGAAGAGAGGTAAacattggaaaaaaaatctcGTGGCATTATTAAGTAATGTACAACAACTCTGAAACGCTTTGTAGTTTCTTTCCCATCCACAATCGACATAAACTTAGCATAAGCTGAAAGTAGCAAGCGAACATTATCTGTGAGGGCTGCTGCAGTAACTTGGGTTTAATTGTTTGCTAGACCACTGCGCAAATTTGATTTAGACAATGAAGCAAACACCAAAACAGAGGAACTGTTAAGAATCATAGCAATTTCTGCTAACAATCGATGGAGAGATATCAACCAACACATTTCACTCCTTATGCGTCTTCTTCAATTTTTTTCTGATCTCAAGAAGCCATATACCTGAGAAGACACCAATTGGACTGCATGCtttggttttcatttttatgaCGTCATCACGTACACGTCTCACAGAAAGTATTTTAAACtacaaaaatgcaaaacagtattTAGACACAGTATATGATTCAATTTTCCTCAAACCAATCAcatacaaattacaaaatactattttgtatttcaaataCGGATTTTAAATACCTTTCTCATTAATACTGCTCATAATTGTGTACAATGAATCCGGATACCTACCATCACACACTCCTGATGAATATATTACTGATGACATTCTTCAATTAAAGAATTGTTTCATAAAATGGCCAGAATTTCATATCATGACTTAAACTAACTTGAAAAAATAAGTAATGTTTGAATTGTTAAATAGTACATCCACACAGTAACATCTAGCAATACTCATGTACGGCTGGAGAAGCATCTTTTTACTACATTTGCGTAGGATGGCTGCCTCACACATCCTGTGACTGTTTGGAGCATTGGCTACGCATGTGTTTAGAAATTATTGCTATGCATGTCCAACATAGACTATGTACAATAACAGTGGGTGCAGTATGGTGGAACGTTTTGATGACAAGATAAAAGACCAAACTATatcccaattcaggggctgcatccttcagaggatACAATCTATGACGATGTCCATCCCTTTTCAGTTTGGCCCTTGTAGACTGCGAAGTATGTCAACTCCATCTGATGGACATCTTTCCAGCTCTctaaacacagcaaacaaataACGCAGTTTGTACTTGAGACTTAAGCACCTCAAAAATGTCTTCCAGTGGTCTTCCAACAACCATGGTCGAGAGAACATTACTCCAAAGGTCATCCCTCTGAGAATTGTTCATTCAAGTCTTCTTGATTTATGGCGATATCAGCCGTTGGATGGGCGGCAATCTGCTGCAGGAGCTCCTCTGATTGAAGCAGATGATTGGTCCAGTCTCGACACACCTCCTCTATTTCAGGCCCCTCCCCTCCGTATTCTGGAGGTAGGACGGCCGGTGAGAAGAAGTCACTTAAACTGTCTTGGAAATTGGCACCATGCATATGGATCTAGAGAGAGACGTTAGTTGgttttaagacatttttactgtatttgtATGTTAAATGGAGTCTAAGATCAGAGTCTGAGGCTACATCCCTACTACTACATTTTTGTTTGAGAATGCATAATCTCTGCTACAGATACGCGTTGGCGAGCAGAGAATTTTGGAACCTCTGCTGGCCACAAAAACTGAACAGCTTGCTGATTGGTTCATTTCGGGCACAGCATAGCCTTCCCTGATCTGTCAGGCTACAAAAAAAGACCCTGTTCAGGAAGATAACAACCAAAGTTTTAGTctcggctaccagtgtagaacacaACAATGCTAATCAATTACATGACGGGGGATTAAAACTGTTACTGAGCCAAAAGACTTCCATGGACAAAGATTGTTTTagagtgaaaacacagtttttGTAAtggtatggatgtagcctgagaaaagaaacagataTAAGCATTAAAGTGCTAACCCTTTGTTTGATCTTATCTGGCAGGAAGGGACGAATAATGGCAAAGACTGTCCAAAAGAACATTGGCTCATTGACCAGATGAATTCCTCTGACTTTCAATGGAAACGATTCCTGATGACAAACAatccccacccccacacacacatacaaacaaagatGTAAAAACAATGTTAAGCATCTGACAACTTGACCAAATCAGTCAATCAGTTATATTGTAAAACAACATGGAATGATGAATAATGGTTATTCAGATCAATCACACAAGACAATGAAAGACAATAACTCAAACTGCTATGATGATCTTAAGCAGACAAATTAAGTCAAGCAGCTTGGCCAATCAATGTATCATTGAAATATCCTGTGGTGCAACATACTATCAAAATGTAATTGTCCAAGAGCTGAAGTTCTTCAATTAAATCATTAATTGATCGAAGACACATGTGAAGCACAGGCTTAAAGCAAGTGAGGAGTTAGAGGCCTACCGAAAGGACAGAGGATATCTTTTTGGCGATGGAAGGGTTAATCTGCATGGCATGGCCTAAACACCACCCCTGTAGGTCAAATATAACCTTTAGACCTCGCCTCTGCGTCTGTGTCTCCATGCAGATGATCTCTGATGTCATCAGGCTGACCTGGAACACCTGGAAGGCCGACCAGTCTTTGGGGTTCCACTgccctgcagacagacagacagacagacaggcggagagagacagagaagcagaTGGACAGACGGAACAAGATTATTTGATCAAATGACTCTAGCTTATCATACTGTAGCTTTAATCTGTTAGCTAAACATAGAGTCTCATAACTGTCATTTCCCACAACACTTACACAAGATAGAGAGGATTTGTGGGGTAAAACAATCATCTTGGTATGTTTGCATCTTGCTAATCAGCTACACTACACAGACTGCTTCTGAGGAGGGGATGATGCcattagttttaattaattaattaaatgttgACCTAATGATGGTGTTAAatggtaaattgtttttatttatacagtaCTTATCTGGTCTTGATGATGAAAAAAAGCACTTTACAGGACAGTTTTTGTCATTCACCTATTCCCATAACATTCATACAATGCAAATActgtatgtgcagcacttttctatcacacacgCCGTcccagccatcaggggcaatttaaggttcagtgtcttgcccggGATCCGACGACCCTCTGGTTTGTGGACAATCTGCTCTACCTTCTAGCCACAGCTGCCCTTGATGGCCTCAGGTCTGAGGTCGGAAGACATAACGTTTTATCATTTCTCCTGGATGTCTATGAAATTCATGTCAATCCATTCCATAGTTCTAAGGCATTTCACTCTAAAAGTGAAAAGAGGACCTGCTGGTGGAATTGAGGAAGGAAATGTGAAAATCTGAGCTACAGCATTTAGAGGTTGATGAGTGTAAGTCTCGTTTTCCCCCTCTTCTCACTCTCTTTTTGGACTCTACCCCCTCCCGAGGGAAATACTCATCAGCTGCCTAATCCTCCACTCTGCTCACTAGCTCCTTGCTTACTCTGTTGTGTGCTGTTCGGAACTGAGCAGCTATCAGAGTTAATTATCAAGCTTTCCCCCCGTTGCTAGAAATTAGATTGATGAGTGCTGAGGTCTGGGGATATGAAAGTAAAATAATGAGCTATTTCATATTCCACAGAGTTTGAGCCATtgtgaatatataaaaatactaaGTAAAGTTTTCACAGTACACAGATTGAGGTTTAATGGGAAACTTGAATTGaaacaaaactgtgtgtgttatGCATTAGATACTACAGTTgagttgttttgtatttgttaaaAACTGACTGAAACTGAATGAGGTGAGTGGCACAGACATGTGAGGCCCTACACCTCTGAGGGATGGCCTGAACTAACTGGTAAGTTAATATTCAACTTTCAAGGACAGAAGGGAGatgcatcgtgtgtgtgtgtgtgtgtgtgtgtgggggggggggggggttaagagaAAGCTATTTAGGAGAGAGCTGCTGGGACTGTTAAATTGAAAACTGTAATGAATTGGGCAACAAAACACATGAATCACACCCATAGACGCACAGTTTTGAACGTGATGGTGAATTTAAAAATAACCTTTGCAGTTTCTgtgtacatatttctacatacttTTTTGCACCATTGTACCACACCGATTCTTGAGACATGGGACATTAGGTTTCAAAGTTGTGTccccacttttttttaaaccgtcagacATCATGCAATATTAGGGTCAGCAGTCACTCTGAAGGAAGTCTATAGTTTCAGAATATTTCAAatcttaatgttaatatttcctatGTCACAACCATGATATGTCAACACCGTCTTCCAGTTTCCGAGGACATTGTTTAGAAGTAGGTTCTGTTAGTATCTAGCATCAAGCTGAAAGAAAATGGCTGCTACATGAACTCCATTTGTTTTGTGGGgcttacacacacataatgttGAAAGCACATTGACACATGtaatccgacctttgcagctcatccagaatgcagcagctcgactggtttttaaccaacctaaattcactcacactactcctctcctccgctcccttcactggttaccagtggctgctcgcatccggttcaaaacactagcacttacgtaccatgctgtgaacggatccggtccagtctacatccaggacctggtcaaacgttacaccccagctcgttcactccgctctgcttcgggtaatcggctcgttgctccctcactgcgagctaaacactcatcaaaaacacgactgtttgcggtcctggctcctaaatggtggaatgagctccccattgacatccggacatcagaaagtttacacatcttccgccgaaaactaaaaacatacctcttccgacgttaccttgaataaaaaaaaaaaaaaaacttttgaaacTTACACtatagtagcacttaaatggcatttacttatagcactttgtagttttgctttattttgaagaaattgtactttcttgattcttgtcgtccttggtatgtaccctcgggtttgaatgcacttattgtaagtcgctttggataaaagcgtcagctaaatgaaatgtaatgtaatgtaatgtaatgtaatctgtCTCCTGACATGAGAATGTATTAAACAAACTATTTTGaaagctctttaaggtaaagtTCAAATTCTATTTtacaggcaaataaaaaaaacggatatctttataatttaaaaatatacaCATATTGAAAGTAATTTTCTTCTGTCAGCCCTGGTGAAAGTTTGTATAATGAGAGTgataatgtatttgtggatttgGTGTCtgtgtcacagtctgctcatctcctgtctgctggtatttttccactcacctgtctctgctccactctgccagtcagccacacctcctcatcaggccaactctccacactCTTTTCCCTACTGGTTACGCTCCTGCTCGGCTCTGTGGCTCCACAGCCCCCAACTGGACCTGTCTACCAGCtagtctgcctgtgctgcttttgggtcctcatCATATCCGTGACAGTACAATCTGGCCGGACATGGACCCAGCACACACGCCGATGGATCGCCTGGAGACGGTAGAGGCGATGCTCCAGCACCACGGGGCGCTGCTGCTTTCAAACTCAGCAGAGGTTCAACAAGCGGTGGCTAAACAAGAGCAGGCGTTTACCTCGCTAGCCTCGCAGGTCCAACAGCTCGCCTCAGCTTTTGCTCAAGCTGTTCCTCTGCCTCCAGAACCAGTCCAGCCTCCACCAGCCCCGTTTGCCTCTGCCTCCGCTTTCGTCTCGGAGCCTCGTGTGGGGGTTCCTGAACGCTACGCCGGGGACGCGGAGGGCTGCCGCCCGTTCCTCACGAACTGTTCCATCCTGTTCGCCCTCCAGCCCCACACCTTCGCTTCTGAGGACGCCCGGGTGGCGTTCACCGTGAATCATCTGACGGGTCGCGCTCGGCTGTGGGGAACAGCCGAGTGGGAGCATCGCACTCCAGCGTGCTCCTCTTTCCAAGCCTTCGCCG
It includes:
- the ttpa gene encoding alpha-tocopherol transfer protein, which gives rise to MYGPQLSDLPDDSEQLDPHVSGLRQRALQSSELSAVRSFSRGFLLKFLRARDFDVERCLKLLLNYQRWRRESPEISGCLSPSSVLGLLSTSYHAVLPQRDHAGSRVLVYRIGQWNPKDWSAFQVFQVSLMTSEIICMETQTQRRGLKVIFDLQGWCLGHAMQINPSIAKKISSVLSESFPLKVRGIHLVNEPMFFWTVFAIIRPFLPDKIKQRIHMHGANFQDSLSDFFSPAVLPPEYGGEGPEIEEVCRDWTNHLLQSEELLQQIAAHPTADIAINQEDLNEQFSEG